A section of the Vibrio vulnificus CMCP6 genome encodes:
- a CDS encoding DUF494 family protein: MMMDILMYLFETYIHSDADLQVDQDELEDELLRAGFHQQDIYKALLWLEELAALQQSDAHSAISRCSAVSSTRVYSPKEMQRLDIECRGFLLFLEQINVLTTETREMVIDRVMGLETNEFELEDLKWIILMVLFNVPGNENAYTLMEELLYTKEQGILH; encoded by the coding sequence ATGATGATGGATATACTGATGTATCTATTTGAAACCTACATCCATAGCGATGCAGATTTACAAGTGGATCAAGATGAGCTTGAAGACGAATTGCTTCGAGCAGGATTTCACCAGCAAGATATCTACAAAGCCCTTCTTTGGTTAGAAGAGCTGGCGGCGTTACAACAAAGTGATGCCCATTCTGCGATTTCACGTTGCAGTGCGGTTTCTTCGACACGGGTTTATTCGCCAAAAGAAATGCAACGACTTGATATTGAGTGTCGTGGTTTTTTGCTATTTCTCGAACAGATCAATGTGTTAACCACTGAGACTCGTGAAATGGTTATCGATAGAGTGATGGGGTTGGAAACCAACGAGTTCGAGCTTGAAGATCTCAAGTGGATTATTTTGATGGTGCTATTCAATGTTCCCGGCAACGAGAACGCCTACACGCTAATGGAAGAGCTGTTATACACCAAAGAGCAAGGCATTCTTCATTAA
- a CDS encoding DNA topoisomerase family protein — MSSKIDRTLFSAHEHALEHTPCPQCGGELVLKHGKHGAFLGCNQYPQCDYVKPLHQNDGHIVKELGVACPECGNELVLRQGRYGMFVGCSHYPHCHHIEPINQPEPEQNSKALFACPECGKGHLVERKTRFGKTFYACDNYPKCKFAVNLPPVKGHCETCGFPLLVEKKLASGVKLQCASRKCQHTQSR, encoded by the coding sequence ATGAGTAGTAAAATTGATCGCACTTTGTTTTCCGCTCACGAGCACGCGCTTGAGCATACGCCTTGTCCGCAATGTGGTGGAGAGTTGGTGTTAAAACACGGTAAGCATGGCGCGTTTTTGGGGTGTAATCAGTACCCACAGTGTGATTACGTCAAGCCCCTTCATCAAAATGATGGCCATATCGTCAAAGAATTGGGGGTTGCTTGCCCTGAATGTGGTAACGAGTTGGTGCTTCGTCAAGGGCGTTACGGTATGTTTGTCGGGTGCAGCCATTACCCACACTGCCATCACATTGAACCAATCAATCAGCCTGAACCTGAGCAGAATTCCAAAGCGTTGTTTGCTTGCCCTGAGTGTGGCAAAGGACACTTAGTTGAGCGTAAAACTCGCTTTGGTAAAACCTTCTATGCCTGTGATAACTATCCGAAGTGTAAGTTTGCGGTGAACTTACCGCCAGTCAAAGGGCATTGTGAAACATGCGGTTTTCCCTTGTTGGTCGAGAAGAAACTCGCCAGTGGTGTGAAGCTACAATGCGCAAGCCGCAAATGCCAGCATACTCAATCGCGTTGA